The Henckelia pumila isolate YLH828 unplaced genomic scaffold, ASM3356847v2 CTG_494:::fragment_2:::debris, whole genome shotgun sequence genome includes a window with the following:
- the LOC140872925 gene encoding uncharacterized protein: protein MKLAFLILFLLVSATISFAIRPNDDNGMGGFPGFAGGGFNIPGLPPGFAGGGFGGGYGGPKGGYAKGGVIRPTVVCKDKGPCYKKKLTCPAKCFTSYSHAGKGYGGGGGGGGCTIDCKDKCVAYC, encoded by the coding sequence ATGAAACTCGCATTTCTGATACTTTTCTTGCTCGTTTCAGCCACCATCTCCTTCGCCATCCGCCCCAACGATGACAACGGGATGGGGGGCTTCCCAGGTTTTGCCGGCGGAGGCTTCAACATACCGGGTTTACCGCCAGGTTTTGCCGGCGGAGGCTTCGGTGGCGGGTACGGAGGACCCAAGGGAGGGTACGCAAAAGGCGGCGTCATAAGGCCGACTGTCGTGTGTAAAGACAAAGGGCCGTGTTACAAGAAGAAGTTGACGTGCCCGGCCAAGTGTTTCACCTCCTACAGCCACGCCGGGAAGGGGTACGGCGGCGGAGGAGGCGGCGGCGGATGCACTATCGATTGCAAGGATAAATGTGTTGCTTATTGCTAG